AAGAAAATATCAATGTAAGTTTTGGTCATTTTGAAGAGTTAAAACCCGTGGAAGATGCGTTGCGGCACATGAATAAAAACCAGGAAGTTACCCTCTTAATTCCTTCCGCACTAGGATTTGGGACCTATGGTGATCAGGACAAGATCCCAAATGACATGCCTCTTATCATTAAATTAAAAGTACTTTAAAAATATTGCTATTTATGTTAAAAAAAAATTTATTAATCGCGTTAGCAGCGATATCACTAACAAGTTGTACCCCAATTTATAAAAAAATGAACGTAGACAAAGAAACTTACGCAGGTCTTAAAGATGGCCTTTACGCTAATTTCCAAACATCAAAAGGAAATATGATCGTTAAATTTGAAGACAAAAAAGCTCCGGTTACCGTTGCAAATTTTGTTGGTTTAGCAGAAGGTAAAATCGATAATAAATCAAAAGCGAAAGGAGTCCCTTTTTATGATGGAACTATTTTTCACCGAGTTATCAAAGATTTTATGATTCAAGGTGGTGATCCAAAAGGAACAGGAATGGGTGACCCAGGTTACAAATTTGATGACGAAAGAAATGACTTGACCCACACAGGAAAAGGAATTTTATCGATGGCGAATTCAGGACCGAATACCAACGGATCTCAATTTTTCATTACTGAAGTTGCAACACCTTGGTTAGATGGAAAACATACCATATTCGGCGAAGTGGTGAATGGTATTGAAGTAATTGATACAATTGCAAATGTTGAAAAGGGACCTCAGGACAAACCAAAAACTGATGTGGTTTTAGAAAAAGTAGCCATTTTCTCCAAAGGAGAGGAGTACAAAGGTTACGATGCTGCCAAGATCTTTAACGAGGGAAAATCTAAAATTAAAGAAAATAACAAAGCCATTTTAGAAAAAATTGAAGCTGATAAAAAGAAGAAAGAAGAAGAATTTGCGGCGAATCAACAAAAGTTAGTTGATGATTTAAAAGCGACAATGACGCCAACTGCTTCCGGTCTTTATTACAAAATTACGCAGACTGCAGAAGGTAAAAAACCAAATGTTGGAGACGTAGTTTCTGTACATTATGCAGGTAAATTAGTTGATGGAACAGAGTTCGATTCCTCTTTCAAAAGAAATGAACCTATTGAAATTCCAATTGGTGTAGGTCAGGTAATTAAAGGTTGGGATGAAGGAATTCTTCTTCTAAAGGAAGGTGAATCTGCAACACTATTGATTCCTTCAGAATTGGGTTATGGTGCAAGAGGAGCTGCAGGAGTTATCCCGCCAAATGCCTGGTTAATTTTTGACGTACAACTCGTTAAAATTAAAAGCAGTTTAACAAAATAAACCGTAATCTTCTAGATTATATTATTGCTAAAAAAGAGCACTTCAATTTCTATTGAAGTGCTCTTTTATTTTTCAAAGAAATAAATAGTAAAATGATAATTAAAAGTAACCGATTGATTATGTTTTTATGAAACTAATCAAAATTCATTATATTTAATTTATTAAAAGGCTGTTTTAACTACGACTTATTAAACTTCAATTTGGTATATTTGTTAGACAAAACAAACTAAGCTGAATAGATTTTTATTTTCTACACTTTACATGTAATAAAATTTTTAGCATTTACTGGAAATTTATTGCGAGCTCTATAATTTTCTTGTCTATAAAAAGTAGGCAATAGAATTAAAAGACGTGGGGGTAAAAACTAGTAACGAGACCAAACAAATGATGATTTAATTTTCAATGCCGATCGGGCAAGCTTAGTTAATGAAAATAAAAATTGTTAATCCGACGGTAAAGTAAAAAGGTATATCAGCGATATACCTTTTTTATTTTAAATTACTTTTTCACCGCAAATTTTGCAAAATCTAGCATCATCATCTACGTCATTATTTCCGCAACGATTACAAACCTTGCCTATTTCCTGACGCTTGTTACGCATCTCTGCCGTCACAATTCCGGTAGGAACTGCAATAATGGAATAACCTGCAAGCATTAAGAGCACAGATAGGAATTTACCCAACGGCGTTCCCGGCGAAACATCACCATATCCAACGGTTGTTACTGTGACAACAGCCCAATAAACACTTTGGGGAATGCTTTCAAAACCTTCACGATGGCCTTCCACCATAAACATCATCGAGCCAATAATGACAGAAAAAATAATTAGGAATAAAAGAAAGATATAAATTTTTCGGGAACTGTTTTTCATGGCACGAACAATAAAATAACCATCGTTCATAAAATCCATCAGATTTAAAATCCGGAAAATTCTTAACATTCTAAGCATTCTTAGAATTAAGAAATATTTTGTAATCGGGAAGAACAAACTCAGATAAAAGGGAAGAATCGCAAGAAAGTCGATGATTCCGAAGAAACTGAAAATATATGCTTTCTTATTTTTAATGGTAAGGATCCTCAGCGCGTATTCTATGGTAAAAAAAGCAGTAATGATAATTTCTAAAATGACGAAAGCATTATGAAATTTAGCGTCGAAAATTTGTACACTTTCCATCATAACGATGAAGGTGCTTACTAAAATGAGAACCAACAGTAGAAGGTCAAACAGTCGTCCCATTTTAGTGTCAGACTTGAAGATAATACGGAAAAGCTGTCGTTTCCATTTCGTCCTCTCAGGCAAAAAATTATGTTCTCTTTCCATTGAACTTTGCAGTATAATTAAATAATTAATTCTTAAATTCGTTACAAACATAACAAAATGACAGTAAACCAAGTCATCTCCGACTTAAAAAATGTAATTCCTTTGGCTCAAGCAGAAAATTATGATAATGTAGGATTGCTTTGTGGCGATCCCGAAAGAGCGGTCACAGGAATTTTGGTTTGTCATGATGCCTTGCATAATGTTGTAGAAGAGGCGATTAGGAAAGACCTGAATTTAATTGTGACTTTTCATCCCATCATCTTCTCAGGATTAAAATCCATTACGGGTAAAAATTATGTAGAAAAGGTAATCATGAAAGCTATTGAAAATAAAATTGCAATCTACGCGATTCATACGGCTTTTGATAATGACTATTTTGGAGTGAATTATCGGATCTGCGAAGTACTCGGGTTGAAAAATCAAAAAATTCTGATGCCAAAAGTTCAGGATTTACGAAAACTTGAAGTCTATGTTCCGCAAGATCATGCTGAAGAAGTTAAAAATGCTTTATTTACAGCCGGCGCCGGAAACATAGGATTTTATGATGAATGTAGTTTTTCCATCGAAGGCACGGGAACTTTTCGACCTTTGGAAGGATCAAATCCATTTTCTGGAAGTGAAAATATCAGAGAAAACGCGAGCGAAAAATTGATTTCAGTCATCTTTGAAAGTTATAAGGAGCATAAGATTTTAGATGCCGTAAAAAATTCACATCCTTATGAGGAAGTAGCCTATCAAATAATAAAATTAGAAAACGAAAACCAATATCTTGGGTTGGGTAGATTTGGTGAATTTGAAGTGGAAATGGAGGAGGCTGAATTTTTAAATTTCGTGAAAGAAAAATTTAATTTGAAGGTGATCAAACACTCAGATTTTACGGGCAAAAAAATTAAGAGAGTAGGCGTTTTGGGCGGAAGTGGAGCAAGCGGAATTTCGGCGGCGATTTCTAAACAATGTGATGCGTATTTAACCGGGGATTTAAAATATCATGATTATTTTCAAAGTGAAGGTAAAATGTTGATTGGCGACATCGGACATTTTGAATCTGAACAATTTGTTACCCAGCATTTAGTTGAAATATTATCACAAAAATTCACTACCTTTGCCATCTCAAAATCTACTGAGAAAACCAATCCTGTTAATTATTTTTTATAAAATATGGCTAAGAAAAACGTAGAAATCTCCGTCGAAGACAAACTAAGAGCATTATACGACCTACAAATCATTGATTCTAGGTTAGATGAAATCCGCAGTACAAGAGGTGAATTGCCAATTGAGGTGGAAGATTTAGAAATTGAGATCGAAGGTCTTGAAAAGAGAGCTGAAAAGTTTCAAAGTGAAATTAAGGCGCAGAATGATGAAATCAATACTAAAAATGAAATCATCAATCATGCGAAATCTTTGATTGAAAAATACAAAACTCAGCAAGATAACGTACGAAATAACAAAGAATTCGAATCTTTGGAAAAAGAAATCGAATATCAAGATCTTGAAATTCAGCTTTCTGAAAAAAGAATTAACGAATTTAGTGCAAAAATCGCTCACAAAAACGAAACACTGGAGGAGCTTAACAATAAGATTGCAGAATTAAAAAATCACCTTAAATTTAAAAAAGAGGAACTTGAAAATTTAATTTCTGAAACGCAAAAAGAGGAAGATTTCTTACTCGAAAAATCAAATGAATTTGCGAAGAAAATCGACGAAAGATTATTGGCGTCTTACCAAAGAATCCGTACCAATTCACCAACTGGTTTGGCTGTTGTAGGTTTAGAAAGAGGAGCTCCAAAAGGATCTTTCTTTACTTTGCCTCCACAGAAACAAATGG
This DNA window, taken from Kaistella carnis, encodes the following:
- a CDS encoding Nif3-like dinuclear metal center hexameric protein — its product is MTVNQVISDLKNVIPLAQAENYDNVGLLCGDPERAVTGILVCHDALHNVVEEAIRKDLNLIVTFHPIIFSGLKSITGKNYVEKVIMKAIENKIAIYAIHTAFDNDYFGVNYRICEVLGLKNQKILMPKVQDLRKLEVYVPQDHAEEVKNALFTAGAGNIGFYDECSFSIEGTGTFRPLEGSNPFSGSENIRENASEKLISVIFESYKEHKILDAVKNSHPYEEVAYQIIKLENENQYLGLGRFGEFEVEMEEAEFLNFVKEKFNLKVIKHSDFTGKKIKRVGVLGGSGASGISAAISKQCDAYLTGDLKYHDYFQSEGKMLIGDIGHFESEQFVTQHLVEILSQKFTTFAISKSTEKTNPVNYFL
- a CDS encoding zinc ribbon domain-containing protein, which codes for MAKKNVEISVEDKLRALYDLQIIDSRLDEIRSTRGELPIEVEDLEIEIEGLEKRAEKFQSEIKAQNDEINTKNEIINHAKSLIEKYKTQQDNVRNNKEFESLEKEIEYQDLEIQLSEKRINEFSAKIAHKNETLEELNNKIAELKNHLKFKKEELENLISETQKEEDFLLEKSNEFAKKIDERLLASYQRIRTNSPTGLAVVGLERGAPKGSFFTLPPQKQMEIAQRKKIIIDEHSGKILVDDDMVNEENEKMKDIIKF
- a CDS encoding ion transporter; the encoded protein is MEREHNFLPERTKWKRQLFRIIFKSDTKMGRLFDLLLLVLILVSTFIVMMESVQIFDAKFHNAFVILEIIITAFFTIEYALRILTIKNKKAYIFSFFGIIDFLAILPFYLSLFFPITKYFLILRMLRMLRIFRILNLMDFMNDGYFIVRAMKNSSRKIYIFLLFLIIFSVIIGSMMFMVEGHREGFESIPQSVYWAVVTVTTVGYGDVSPGTPLGKFLSVLLMLAGYSIIAVPTGIVTAEMRNKRQEIGKVCNRCGNNDVDDDARFCKICGEKVI
- a CDS encoding peptidylprolyl isomerase, yielding MNVDKETYAGLKDGLYANFQTSKGNMIVKFEDKKAPVTVANFVGLAEGKIDNKSKAKGVPFYDGTIFHRVIKDFMIQGGDPKGTGMGDPGYKFDDERNDLTHTGKGILSMANSGPNTNGSQFFITEVATPWLDGKHTIFGEVVNGIEVIDTIANVEKGPQDKPKTDVVLEKVAIFSKGEEYKGYDAAKIFNEGKSKIKENNKAILEKIEADKKKKEEEFAANQQKLVDDLKATMTPTASGLYYKITQTAEGKKPNVGDVVSVHYAGKLVDGTEFDSSFKRNEPIEIPIGVGQVIKGWDEGILLLKEGESATLLIPSELGYGARGAAGVIPPNAWLIFDVQLVKIKSSLTK